One Populus nigra chromosome 16, ddPopNigr1.1, whole genome shotgun sequence genomic window, AGAGCAGTTTCTTGAAATCCTCGGACTTCTCAGGCTCGTATATTCCTTGTTACCCCTCTTCTCTTCACGAATGTTGATTTCTCCCGAGTGTCGGCTACAGATGGTTTGGATCTGGACTTCTtgactgctgctgctgctgctgcttccttTGGTGGGGTCTTCTCCACTGGTTTGGATCTTGACCTCCTGTGTGTTTACAGGATTATTTGCAGTGAAGAATTGTCGTTGAAAAGTAAAAGATTGTTACTGCAAGTTTGTGTAACTACTGCTAGtttcaacaatgttttttttgttggttgaaATAGTGAATGGCaatcttgattaattaaatccaaataaGTTTACAATCAAACTAcataattttgattgatttcatgattcaagtatatttttttatgatgggtaaaaacataatataaattttttaaaaaaattactaaaacaatgacaaattaaattgatctcGGTCATCCTGCGACTTGTGTCACGAACACTACACTATTGagtttaatacttttttataattttttttatttaattagatgatgaAAATATATACTCGTAAAATTGAGAACCAGCCTAAAAATACACACATATTTGAAAcaatgataaccttataaaaaacaaataaaaataaatcatataatttatttctcaaccaatctagtattgaaggatgaaatcgaggaaaaaaacttgaacacaattaaaggaaaaaaaacatattcgaTCAGTGGGTAAACTCGTCAAACTTGTGAATCAAGTAACTCGAGCTAACACACCAAACCTGTAAACAGAGTTACGGACTCCAGtgggattataatttattttttaaaatatttttatttaactatataataacaaaaatagacaactataaaattaaaaaccaactcAATAACAggatgttgaaaaataaatagttaaaaaaaaagttaaattcgTCAGACCTATGAACTAAATCAACTAGCCAAACCTATGAACATGTCcatgtattttataatttttaataatataacttttctcttaaaccaatttttttttactatatcagaaaaaaaaagatgataaaaaaaatccaagttcaattatatatatatatatatatatatatatatatataaaacactcTATCAAACCCGTAAACCGAGATAACTTGGATTATCTTGACAAATTCACAAACTACATTAATCCCATggaaagggaaaacaaaaggtaaaaaaaatatgaagtcaGATTCTTAATTATCCCagtattaaaagatgaaatcaaaaaaaaaaaatttctaaaacaaattataacaaaaaaaaataccttttagtttgaaaaacagattttttttaaatattgccCTGAGAAAagctgaaaaaaagaaaataagataaaaataatgtcaatccctgttaactttttaaatctgTGACTCGGGCCATAAAATCAAAGcactatacatgaaaaaaattgtgaaaCTCAGTCCCTAAAAGATGAAATGTTAAAGAGttagatcaaaaaaaaaattacacaaaaaataaaaataagcaattaaaaaaataaaggttaaaataaattaaaggacaaCGACAAATTTTCAATtagagagttaaattgaaaagaaaaaaaatcaaaaaaatgaggTACACATGCTATTAActtgaattgaatgatgaaattagaaagaataaaacttttataaagatcaaggaaaaaaataaaaaatatatagaataaagATCAAGTTGAAAACATTAATAcatgataaataaattgaacatgtagaatttttcaacgtatttttttacataaaaaaattctaaatataaattgaaaaacttatgcatacatataattaaataaatcatgaatcatcgtgtaaataaattttttaaaaaaatcattaacaataaataaaaataaaattgaaaaaatcaagaaacaaatatagatcaaaatatttaatatcgtaATACAAGTCATTTACCTGACTGTGgttaatgaatttgtttattaaaaataaatttgtaatagaaattgaCTCACACATaagtttttttgaataaaataaaaagaaaaaatatatcatgcaagactgcacatattaaaagattataaatatatattgtttatctctaaaaataaatttaatatatataaaatatatataaaaattataaacgaATCATGCTAaactcttcaaaaattaaatacgttcaatataattaaaaaataattattattttaaaaagttaaataagtaaaaaaaaaacacagtgaagtacaataaaaacttaaaaatggttttttaaaaaatatataaaataaggtttaagtaaaaaaatcaaaattatatatatatatatatatatatatatatatatataatgagctTAGGGCAAATGCCTGACCCAAGAATAAAAACCTCCCGTGCATGCCTTCATTCATTCCAAtagcaattttaaaataaaattttattaaactttgttatttaccaaattctttttttatcattaccGAATACTTTTTTACCACAACCAAGCCTATAATTGTTCTTCCTATGTTTAAAacctaaatattcatttatttaaaaatatattgggcATATAAgatacaacaattaaaaaaagtgaGATCTTACTGGAAAAAGTTAAAGGTAAGGTACTTggttgaataaattaaaaacgtACATGCACTAAATTTGCATTTGTACTCCGTTTATTACAACTCTCCCACACGACAAGTCGTTCTAAAATATTAAACCTCACAGCATCGCCTCAAAACCCCCCCATTTCACCTGCACACTAAAACCCTACTACAATCCatcaccacctccaccaccgcAATCACCACCATCCATGGCGCAGAGACGGTGGCTCCAAACCGTAACCCGCCATGCCCTACCTCTCCTCTCCTCAAAACCGACAACCTCTCTCAAACCTCTACCTCACCTTCTAGCCCCCATTTCTCTCAAATCCATTCTCTCTCCCAAACCCCTTCAACAATTTCTATACACTGATCCCACCTTGTTCCACGCTCGCagtttctcttcaagttctcgCGACGACAGCGAAAACGAAGAAGATGAAggtgaagaaggagaagaagaagaagaagattacgACAGTGATAGCAATGAGGCGGAGGTGGATGATGTTACGGTGTCGGATATGAAGAGAGAATATTCAGCGGAAGAGATAGAAGCGGAGGCTGCCGCAATTGGGTATAAAGTGATGGGACCGCTCTTGCCATCGGACCGGGTTTTAAAACATCGTGAGCCGGTTTTCGCTGTTGTTCAGGTTTATTTCATTTCAAGTCTTGCTGtattttgaacttttttgaGATTATGCggtgatatattatatttttttggtgcgTGTAGGTTGGTTCTCATCAATTTAAGGTGAGTAATGGAGATTGTATTTACGTGGAGAGATTGAAGTTTTGTGAAGTAAATGATAAGGTAGAGTTGCCCATTTTTCCTGGAAGTTGAAAGCAAATTGTTTTCCTTTCATATTAAATACTTTCGGCGAACTGAATGAACGATGCTTTCGTGATCGTGTCCATTGCTATTGCAGTTGATTTTGAACAAGGTTCTCATGTTAGGAACAAGTACTCAAACAATCATTGGTAGACCTATATTGCCGGATGCAGCTGTTCATGCAGTTGTTGAGGAGCATGTAAGTGTCCCTCCTCTCTTTAACACTTtcataaacacacacacacacacacacatctcaATGCCTTTGTGAAAGTGAAAGACATCAGATGACTATGGTGGTGTGTCCACACGAAGATACAACTTTGCCCATtactatgaaaaaatatttcttgtaGAAGTTATTCCCGTTGAAAAATAAGTTCAAATCTGAAAACTTGTGTTCCCATATAGCTAAATAAGACAGAGAGAATCAGGTTCTTTATGGGTTGCTTGGTTTCATGTATTTGGTGTCTTAAAGACCCAACTAACTGTACTTGGGCATGGAGGAACGTTCTTAAGCTAAGAAGAATATCTTGGGATCTTATTGATCTAGTTGTTGGTAATGGGAGGAATGTTTGTTTGTGGTGGGATAAATGACTTATCCCTTAGCTAAAGTTTACGGGTCAAGACTTATTCATGAGTCTGGCTTAGGTTTAAATTCTAAAGTGGCAGCTGTTATTGTCAATAATGAGTGGTGTTGGCCTAATGCTTGTTTGGAAGCTATGGTGGAGGTTCAAAGTGCTTGCAGTGTTGTTCATCCTTTAAGTGAAGACTTTTCAGTTCGGAATCTTACACTAGATGATAAATTCTCATCTCGAAGTGCTTGGCAGTATCTCAGGGTTAAAGGCACTAAAGTTGAGTGGTTTGATCTTGTTTGGGTCACATTTCCAGGCATGGTTTCATCACTTGGATGGCTATCCAGGATAGACTGAGTACTAAAGTGAGAGACCTAAGAGAAAACACTCTTCTCTTAGATTTCTTCCTCTTGTGGCCGTGTTAAGAGGGGGGAAAGCGAGAAAAGACAGGGAGGGAGAGCAGCATCGTATTCTTTTCACAAGAACTCCACTTCCGGATCAGAAAAGCATTTGGAACAG contains:
- the LOC133675421 gene encoding large ribosomal subunit protein bL21m translates to MAQRRWLQTVTRHALPLLSSKPTTSLKPLPHLLAPISLKSILSPKPLQQFLYTDPTLFHARSFSSSSRDDSENEEDEGEEGEEEEEDYDSDSNEAEVDDVTVSDMKREYSAEEIEAEAAAIGYKVMGPLLPSDRVLKHREPVFAVVQVGSHQFKVSNGDCIYVERLKFCEVNDKLILNKVLMLGTSTQTIIGRPILPDAAVHAVVEEHALDAKVIIFKKKRRKNYRRTKGHRQELTRLRIADIQGIEKPQPKVDPKQKMAAVKQQEKVAVAA